A part of Penaeus vannamei isolate JL-2024 chromosome 1, ASM4276789v1, whole genome shotgun sequence genomic DNA contains:
- the LOC113819427 gene encoding uncharacterized protein isoform X1 translates to MKTFLLAVTALLAVGFVSSQTEAWCRCAMFVSSNSAEIMVYELPEVNITDCNSHNQCKNRCTNEFNVMTNNMDLWSTVDGETVGHYICQDLYSNFIFFIHNSYVHAYYEMCGGPWEYTGLDSQQMLCCNVGQHEHCISR, encoded by the exons ATGAAGACCTTCCTGCTTGCCGTGACCGCCCTCCTCGCCGTCGGCTTCGTCAG CTCCCAGACGGAGGCCTGGTGCCGCTGTGCGATGTTCGTGTCGTCCAACAGCGCAGAGATCATGGTCTACGAGTTGCCTGAAGTCAACATCACCGACTGCAACAGCCACAACCAGTGCAAGAACCGCTGCACAAATGAG TTCAACGTAATGACTAACAATATGGACTTGTGGTCTACCGTGGACGGTGAAACTGTGGGTCACTACATCTGCCAGGATCTGTACTCgaacttcatcttcttcatccacAACTCCTAC GTTCACGCTTACTACGAGATGTGTGGAGGACCCTGGGAGTACACCGGCCTGGACTCCCAGCAGATGCTGTGCTGCAACGTTGGCCAGCACGAGCACTGCATCAGCCGTTAA
- the LOC113819427 gene encoding uncharacterized protein isoform X3 — MKTFLLAVTALLAVGFVSSQSEPWCRCAMFVSSSNAEIMVYELPEVNITDCNSHNQCKNRCTNEFNEMTNNMDLWSTVDGDTVGHYICQNLYSNFIFFIHNSYVHAYYEMCGGPWEYTGLDSQQMLCCNVGQHEHCISR, encoded by the exons ATGAAGACCTTCCTGCTTGCCGTGACCGCCCTCCTCGCCGTCGGCTTCGTCAG CTCCCAGTCGGAGCCCTGGTGCCGCTGTGCGATGTTCGTGTCGTCCAGCAACGCAGAGATCATGGTCTACGAGTTGCCTGAAGTCAACATCACCGACTGCAACAGCCACAACCAGTGCAAGAACCGCTGCACAAATGAG TTCAACGAAATGACTAACAATATGGACTTGTGGTCTACCGTGGACGGTGACACTGTGGGTCACTACATCTGCCAGAATCTGTACTCgaacttcatcttcttcatccacAACTCCTAC GTTCACGCTTACTACGAGATGTGTGGAGGACCCTGGGAGTACACCGGCCTGGACTCCCAGCAGATGCTGTGCTGCAACGTTGGCCAGCACGAGCACTGCATCAGCCGTTAA
- the LOC113819427 gene encoding uncharacterized protein isoform X2, with the protein MKTFLLAVTALLAVGFVSSQSEPWCRCAMFVSSSNAEIMVYELPEVNITDCNSHNQCKNRCTNEFNEMTNNMDLWSTVDGDTVGHYICQNLYSNFIFFIHNSYVHAYYEMCGGPWEYTGLDSQQMLCCNVGQHEHCISR; encoded by the exons ATGAAGACTTTCCTGCTTGCCGTGACCGCCCTCCTCGCCGTCGGCTTCGTCAG CTCCCAGTCGGAGCCCTGGTGCCGCTGTGCGATGTTCGTGTCGTCCAGCAACGCAGAGATCATGGTCTACGAGTTGCCTGAAGTCAACATCACCGACTGCAACAGCCACAACCAGTGCAAGAACCGCTGCACAAATGAG TTCAACGAAATGACTAACAATATGGACTTGTGGTCTACCGTGGACGGTGACACTGTGGGTCACTACATCTGCCAGAATCTGTACTCgaacttcatcttcttcatccacAACTCCTAC GTTCACGCTTACTACGAGATGTGTGGAGGACCCTGGGAGTACACCGGCCTGGACTCCCAGCAGATGCTGTGCTGCAACGTTGGCCAGCACGAGCACTGCATCAGCCGTTAA
- the LOC113819423 gene encoding uncharacterized protein — translation MKAIILALAVFGVAYVSSQGEPWCRCAMFVSSPHAEWMVYELPEVPITDCESHNQCKNRCTKEFNEMTNEMDLWSTVSNATVGQYICEDLYSHFIFFIHNSYVHAYYEMCGGPWEYTGLDSQQMLCCDRGEHKHCIS, via the exons ATGAAGGCCATCATCCTAGCACTCGCTGTCTTTGGCGTCGCTTATGTCAG CTCCCAGGGTGAGCCATGGTGCCGCTGCGCCATGTTCGTGTCTTCTCCGCACGCAGAGTGGATGGTCTACGAGCTCCCCGAAGTCCCCATCACGGACTGCGAGAGCCACAACCAGTGCAAGAACCGCTGCACCAAAGAG TTTAACGAGATGACGAATGAGATGGACTTGTGGTCAACCGTCAGCAACGCCACGGTCGGCCAGTACATCTGCGAAGACCTATATTCgcacttcatcttcttcatccacAACTCTTAC GTTCACGCCTACTACGAGATGTGCGGCGGACCCTGGGAGTACACGGGCCTGGACTCCCAACAGATGCTGTGCTGCGACAGGGGCGAACACAAGCACTGCATCTCGTAA
- the LOC113819422 gene encoding uncharacterized protein, which yields MKVLLFTLTALVAVGLISGQGEPWCRCALFVSSSYAEWMVFELPEVNITDCNSHDQCKWHCIKELNEMTNEMDLWSTVSNATVGQYICEELYSHFIFFIHNSYVHAYYEMCGGPWEYTGLDSQQMLCCDRGEHKHCIS from the exons ATGAAGGTCTTGCTGTTCACGTTGACCGCCCTCGTTGCTGTCGGGTTGATCAG CGGCCAGGGCGAGCCATGGTGTCGCTgcgccctcttcgtctcctcctcgtaCGCTGAGTGGATGGTCTTCGAGCTCCCGGAAGTCAACATCACCGACTGCAACAGCCACGACCAGTGCAAGTGGCATTGCATTAAGGAG CTTAACGAGATGACGAACGAGATGGACTTGTGGTCAACCGTCAGCAACGCCACAGTCGGCCAGTACATCTGCGAAGAACTTTATTCgcacttcatcttcttcatccacAACTCTTAC GTCCACGCTTACTACGAGATGTGCGGCGGACCCTGGGAGTACACGGGCCTGGACTCCCAACAGATGCTGTGCTGCGACAGGGGAGAACACAAGCACTGCATCTCGTAA
- the LOC113819431 gene encoding uncharacterized protein, whose product MKSFVLALAVLGFVYVSAQTEPWCRCALFVSTEHTEWMVYELPEVVITDCESHNQCKNRCTREFNEMTNNMDLWSTVNNATVGSYLCQNVEHFIHNKYVHAYYEMCGGPWEYAGLDSQQMLCCYQGQHEHCVSKERTRK is encoded by the exons ATGAAGAGCTTCGTCCTTGCTCTGGCTGTGCTCGGCTTTGTCTACGTCAG CGCCCAAACCGAGCCATGGTGTCGCTGCGCTCTCTTCGTCTCGACTGAGCACACGGAATGGATGGTGTACGAGCTGCCCGAGGTGGTCATCACGGACTGCGAGAGCCACAACCAGTGCAAGAACCGCTGCACTAGAGAG TTCAATGAGATGACAAACAACATGGATCTGTGGTCGACTGTCAACAACGCAACGGTGGGCTCCTATCTCTGCCAAAACGTGGAGCACTTCATCCACAACAAATAC GTCCACGCCTACTACGAGATGTGCGGCGGACCCTGGGAGTACGCCGGCCTCGACTCCCAACAGATGCTCTGCTGTTATCAGGGACAACACGAACACTGCGTCTCCAAGGAAAGAACGAGGAAATGA
- the LOC113819429 gene encoding uncharacterized protein: MKSITLALAVLGFAYVSAQTEPWCRCALFVSTQHTEWMVYDLPEVVIDDCESHHQCEYRCKREFNEMTNEMDLWSTVNNATVGSYLCQNLEHSIHNKYVYGYYEMCGGPWEYSGLVSQQLLCCYQGEHVHCISK, translated from the exons ATGAAGAGCATCACCCTTGCTTTGGCCGTTCTCGGCTTCGCTTACGTCAG CGCCCAGACTGAACCATGGTGCCGTTGCGCCCTCTTCGTCTCGACTCAGCACACGGAATGGATGGTCTACGACCTGCCCGAAGTGGTCATCGACGACTGCGAGAGCCACCACCAGTGCGAATACCGCTGCAAAAGAGAG TTCAATGAGATGACCAACGAGATGGACTTGTGGTCGACGGTGAACAACGCAACGGTTGGCTCCTACCTCTGCCAGAACTTGGAGCACTCCATCCACAACAAATAC GTCTACGGTTACTACGAGATGTGCGGCGGTCCCTGGGAGTACTCTGGCCTGGTCTCCCAACAGTTGCTATGCTGTTATCAGGGTGAACACGTCCACTGTATCTCCAAGTGA
- the LOC113819428 gene encoding uncharacterized protein: MKNTVLALAVLGVAYVSAQTEPWCRCALFVSGGHAEYMVSELPEVEINDCESHDQCKYRCRREFNDMTNEMDLWSTVNNATVGSYLCQNTEHSIHNKYVYGYYEMCGGPWEYSGLVSQQMLCCYKGEHNHCISM, encoded by the exons ATGAAGAACACCGTCCTCGCTTTGGCTGTCCTCGGCGTCGCCTACGTCAG CGCCCAGACCGAACCATGGTGTCGCTGCGCACTCTTCGTATCAGGTGGACACGCTGAGTACATGGTTTCTGAACTACCAGAAGTGGAAATCAACGACTGCGAGAGCCACGACCAGTGCAAGTACCGCTGCAGAAGAGAG TTCAATGATATGACCAACGAGATGGACTTGTGGTCAACTGTGAACAACGCAACGGTTGGCTCCTACCTCTGCCAGAACACGGAGCACTCCATCCACAACAAATAC GTCTACGGTTACTACGAGATGTGCGGCGGTCCCTGGGAGTACTCTGGCCTGGTCTCCCAACAGATGCTCTGCTGTTATAAGGGGGAACACAACCACTGCATCTCCATGTGA
- the LOC113819435 gene encoding uncharacterized protein, whose product MKNTVLALAVLGVAYVSAQTEPWCRCALFVSGGHAEYMVSELPEVVIDNCESHDQCKYRCRREFNEMTNEMDLWSMVNNATVGSYLCQNTEHSIHNKYVYGYYEMCGGPWEYSGLVSQQMLCCYKGEHNHCISM is encoded by the exons ATGAAGAACACCGTCCTCGCTTTGGCTGTCCTCGGCGTCGCCTACGTCAG CGCCCAGACCGAACCATGGTGTCGCTGCGCGCTCTTCGTATCAGGTGGACACGCTGAGTACATGGTCTCTGAACTACCAGAAGTAGTCATCGACAACTGCGAGAGCCACGACCAGTGCAAGTACCGCTGCAGAAGAGAG TTCAATGAGATGACTAACGAGATGGACTTGTGGTCAATGGTGAACAACGCAACGGTTGGCTCGTACCTCTGCCAGAACACGGAGCACTCCATCCACAACAAATAC GTCTACGGTTACTACGAGATGTGCGGCGGTCCCTGGGAGTACTCTGGCCTGGTCTCCCAACAGATGCTCTGCTGTTATAAGGGTGAACACAACCACTGCATCTCCATGTGA